The following coding sequences lie in one Montipora foliosa isolate CH-2021 chromosome 11, ASM3666993v2, whole genome shotgun sequence genomic window:
- the LOC137977753 gene encoding purine nucleoside phosphorylase LACC1-like — protein sequence MAEPTMPPEMIIVLGSHTNDDGTPTDMMKSRVKRGGELYASLKQQGINCCVIVSGYQRPGQPITEASAMEKYALENNLIDKDCIIKEEQATTTAENAYYSRIIVDEYDAVRVNVVTSQFHMERARNIFEKIFSPQIYSMKYHDCNHEMDDSERNKRESREEKYFPLIDDHIKMIMPKLTLPDGKMIEVLQSTFIPTDMFNHGFTTRHGGVSTYKTLSSLNLVHSDKRRDLSVNVQENRRRLALTCRFDPDKLRVAKCVHEANVWVVGDPEPDSYDALVTDNSHATIAAPGADCPTVLFCDPVKKVCAAAHSGWRGTLDLIDAAVIDIMTTRFECKVKNIRVAIGPSIGPCCFEVGDDVAESFSKALGDSVVVKKEGKPRPFVDLRLSVRIQLEKKGVIPKNIDDGTSVTSEKPKSQHPTQCTKCDPEQRFFSYRRDGAQFGTQVGFIRIRDPEHDSSCNIS from the exons ATGGCAGAGCCTACAATGCCACCTGAAATGATCATTGTCCTTGGCTCGCACACCAATGATGACGGCACACCAACTGATATGATGAAATCCAGAGTAAAGCGGGGAGGTGAACTATATGCATCACTAAAACAACAGGGCATAAATTGCTGTGTCATTGTCTCTGGATATCAAAGGCCCGGCCAG CCCATAACAGAGGCCAGTGCAATGGAGAAGTATGCTCTAGAAAACAATCTTATTGACAAAGACTGTATCATTAAAGAGGAACAAGCAACCACAACTGCAGAAAATGCTTATTACAGCCGCATAATTGTGGATGAGTATGATGCTGTCAGGGTTAATGTTGTCACATCACAGTTTCACATGGAGCGGGCAAGGAATATTTTTGAGAAG ATTTTTTCACCACAAATTTACTCCATGAAATATCATGACTGCAATCACGAAATGGATGACAGTGAGAGGAACAAGAGAGAAAGTCGGGAAGAAAAGTACTTTCCTTTGATTGATGACCACATTAAAATGATTATGCCGAAGCTCACCCTACCAGATGGAAAGATGATAGAAGTTCTTCAGTCAACTTTCATTCCAACAGACATGTTTAATCACGGATTCACCACACGGCACGGAGGAGTCTCCACTTATAAAACTTTGTCATCTCTTAATCTAGTGCACTCTGATAAGAGAAGAGATCTGTCTGTAAACGTCCAGGAAAATCGGCGCAGATTAGCTCTCACTTGTCGATTCGACCCCGATAAATTGCGCGTGGCCAAATGTGTACATGAGGCCAATGTGTGGGTGGTGGGTGATCCAGAACCAGACAGTTATGATGCATTAGTTACAGACAACAGTCATGCAACAATTGCAGCACCTGGTGCTGATTGCCCAACAGTCTTGTTCTGTGATCCAGTGAAAAAG GTTTGCGCGGCTGCCCATTCAGGATGGCGTGGCACGCTGGACCTGATTGATGCTGCTGTCATTGACATCATGACAACAAGATTTGAgtgcaaagttaaaaatatcCGAGTTGCAATTGGCCCTTCAATCGGTCCCTGTTGCTTTGAAGTAGGAGATGACGTGGCTGAAAGTTTTTCAAAAGCACTTGGTGACAGTGTTGTGGTGAAGAAAGAAGGAAAGCCACGCCCCTTTGTTGATCTACGCCTTTCGGTCAGAATTCAGTTAGAGAAGAAGGGGGTAATACCCAAAAACATTGACGATGGAACAAG TGTGACAAGTGAAAAACCAAAATCTCAACACCCAACACAGTGCACCAAGTGTGACCCTGAACAAAGGTTCTTCTCGTATCGAAGAGACGGAGCACAGTTTGGCACACAAGTGGGATTCATACGAATTAGAGACCCTGAACATGATTCCAGTTGCAACATCTCATAA